The genomic stretch CGGCAGCGGAATCAACAATTTTGGCAATGTGGGAAGCAAATGAGCAGGAACGCCAAGCTAAAGAGCAAGAACACCAAGCTAAGGAAAAATTAGAAAATTATCTCAGGTCAATGGGGATTAACCCTAATGACATTTGATGATAGAGGTGCTTCTCACCTCTATCATCAACGGCATATATATTGAGGGCGCAAACCACTGTAAACTACAGAAATTAGATTTACAGTCTTTTAGTCATTTTTAGCCAATATGGTAAAAAGCCTCGTTGATTCCCCTGAGCTATCTCCCAAGACATCTCGCAAGCTATGGATGGCGGCGATTAAACTACCAATGTATAGCGTAGCGATCGTGCCGATCGCCACAGGTACAGCGATCGCCTATCGCGATACTGGGGCAATTAACTGGGGCATCTTTTTAACCTTTCTGGTTTCTGCAATTTTGATTTTGGTCTGGGAAAATCTCTGTAATGACGTATTTGATGCGGAGACGGGCATTGATGTCAATAAGGCGCATTCGGTGGTCAATCTCACGGGCAAGAAAAATGTAATTTTTGCGATCGCCAATATTTGCTTACTTGCGGGAATTAGTGGTGTATTGGCGATTTCATGGCTACAGCAGGATTTATTTGTGGTCTGCGCGATCGCCATCTGTTGTTTTCTGGGCTATATTTACCAAGGTCCTCCCTTTCGATTGGGCTACCAAGGCTTAGGTGAAATTTTATGCTTTTTCGCTTTTGGTCCATTGGGAGTTTCCGCAGCCTATTACAGTCAAGCCAAGTCTTGGTCAGTTGGCTCCCTTGCTGCCGCGATCATTGTCGGGATTATCACCAGTTTGATTTTGTTCTGCTCCCATTTCAATCAAGTTGCCGATGATCTCGCCGCAGGCAAAAAATCGCCTGTAGTCCGATTAGGAACGAAGCGTTCAGCTCAACTTTTGCCTTGGCTTTGTGGAGTAATTTATACAATTACGATCGCGGCG from Pseudanabaena sp. Chao 1811 encodes the following:
- the menA gene encoding 2-carboxy-1,4-naphthoquinone phytyltransferase; protein product: MVKSLVDSPELSPKTSRKLWMAAIKLPMYSVAIVPIATGTAIAYRDTGAINWGIFLTFLVSAILILVWENLCNDVFDAETGIDVNKAHSVVNLTGKKNVIFAIANICLLAGISGVLAISWLQQDLFVVCAIAICCFLGYIYQGPPFRLGYQGLGEILCFFAFGPLGVSAAYYSQAKSWSVGSLAAAIIVGIITSLILFCSHFNQVADDLAAGKKSPVVRLGTKRSAQLLPWLCGVIYTITIAAIALNFFPIWTAIVLVSLPIAWNLCTFIGENHDQADRLLNCRFIAVALHFVVGSGLSISLIF